AGTGTGGGGTCTCGTATTTCAATCTGTGTAAGTTACAGTAGTGACTTGGTGTTCGTCACACACtagaacaaaaacagcaaaatcaacCTCGCTTGATATTGACAATGCCGGAAGCCCTCTAGCAGACACTGCCCAGGGTGTGAGGGCTGTGAACCTATTTATGTGAGGTATGGTAGGATATAACACCAAAAGAAAGGTCTGGTTACACACATACAGCAAATGTGGTAGCATCTACCCAACagctgaaataatttaaaattaaaattgcaaaagaaaaacactgatgtGCAGAGTCAATGGTCTGGAAAGTTGACAACCAAGAATGAcctaaaagaagggaaaaaacctGCTATGGTTCTTGTGTGTAGTATCTGACAGAGTACGTTTctttacagaggggaaaaaaacccctgtAAGGGCAGCGGGAGGGGACTAGCTCcttaaagaaaatttccaaaatgtcCTCCCAAAACAGATAAAACTCTCAGGTGTAGTctgaaatgaaatacagaattcTAGACAGTGACAAAAAGAAACCATCacagggggagtggggagggatagACTGATTATCAAATCTTTACTGATTGTAGATCGAGTTTCATAAAACAGAATAACATTTTTGTGATTTCTTGTGCAGTCAACAAGTTTCATTTTAGTTGTGCTTACATTATATAACTGTGAAGCCTGAACACTggctgtgtttttaatttacatgtttCAAGAAAACCATACATTCAAAATATTCTCCATATATAACAAATTCAACAAACGCAACACGAAATTTGCCCAGAAATTAATCTATAGAAaagaaacatcattttaaaaagttgcacACAGTCCACTATTCAGGCTGCGAGTACACACTTACTGTATTACagcacataattttttaaagtttgcttccaacataaacataaatagtCACATTTTAAGAGAGGCCCATACTAAGTTTTCAGGTAAGCACTAGACAGCTGGCCACTAACAGCCACTTACCAGTGTCTTTCCCAAACCCAGAGGGATGGGACTATCTGTGGAACCGCAGAAGGTGATAAGCAAGGCAAAGTTAAACACCTTTGTTCAGCCATCGACTAACACTTTTCTGCTCCAAGGGCCACCGAGGTTTCAAAACACCCAACCCACAGAATGCAATGATCTCCGACGACTGGTTTCATTTATCACTTTGATGTAATCCACAAAAACCTAGTATACCACCTTTCAAAATGTGCCTATGCTCCGCTGACGTAGAGCCCATAGCTGTGTATGACAGAGGCTGAAAGACGATTTTGGTTCTGAGCTCTAGTTGTGCTTTGCCCTGCTGCCTTTAAGGTAGCTTTTCCACCTCTTGACAAACTCTTTGAAGATTGGGGACTCATCGATGGTGCTGAGTAGCTGCAGCTGATTGATGTGGGTGGTGTGGTAGTCCCAGCGGGCCAGGTTGGGGGCAATGCCGAGCATGAAGTGGCGGAGGTCATAGATGGTTCCTGACCCGGTGTCATACAAGGGGAGCATGGCTTTAAGGGATTCCATACCACGCTCATACAAGGACCTCGCTTCTTTCCCGAGTTTTTCCCCTGCAGTTTCTTTTAAGTCATACAGCCCAATTAAAGAATACATAAAGCCATTTAAAACGAAAGAGCTAGGTGTGGTGGGATATTCTTCATACCAGTCGTGTTTATTCATAAACACAGCCCTAACTCCATGCTGTTCGGACAGAAACTTGTAAGGGGCTGTTGCCCTTAAAGCTGAACTGAGGAATAAATGGTCTTTTGTTAACAGATAGGCCCTGACTAAGGTAGAAATGGCCTGCCCTTGGGCCATGGCCGAGTACCACCCTGGCTCTAAAGACTTGAACCCCTCCCCTAACTTACGGGTCACCATAATTGGCCAGCCACCTTTCTCATCCTGGTTCCTTACCAGCCAATCGCTGGCAGCGAAGAATGCAGCCATGTGGGCTGTGGTAGAGATGGTAATGTTGTCAAGGAAGCCTTTCCCTTTTGCAATCAACCTAACCACCTTTTTGGGCATGATTTTGGTTGGCTTGACAGCTTTTGTGTTGGAAAGACCCACTCCTTTCCTGAGGTCAGTGACCAGGTCCCTTGTGACCGTGCTCCACGAAGTTCTAGGCCCAATGCCATAGTATATGtctctttctttaaaagcaaTTAGCTGGGTATTTGAGACATAATGTACAGTGAAGAGCTGATTCTTTTCTGTGGTCTCTAGAACCACGGACACACTTCCATTTGTCAAGAACTTGaggtcaaatgaaataataaaatcttttgtgTTCCCCAGTTGCAAGGATACACCTTCACTGGTTTCTGTAGGGGGAAAATATACCAACAGAGACTGGTTAGAATAAAAGctctttgtattaaaaataaatcacaattcCTCCTTGATAACCACTAACCATACAAAATTAGCATTTCGATATTTTGGTTAAccatatcatcatcatcatcatcatcatcatcatcatcattttactGAAGTAACCAAAAACAAATGATACAATTGATGAGCCCATCCATGACGGCTCACGAGTTTCAGGCCTGTCTAGTTTAGCGGGCTAAGAGCAAATGATTAAGGTGTTGTTGATCAAACTGCCTTTTCTAGATCGAATGCTGGCTGGTCGATAATCAATGGCTGCCCTAATATACCCattctataaagagaaaaaaatagccaaaataggCTTAGCACATAATATTGTGAGACGTTAGAAGAATGGCTGCACAtgaattttttaatctaattaacATTTAGTAAGTATTTACtatgttctaagtgctttactagtcgcttttttttttaatgttattttatttttgagagagagagacagagtgcaagcaggggaggggcagagagagagggagacacagaatcggaagcaggctccaggctccgagctgtcagcacagagccccacgtggggcttgaacccacagaccgtgaattcatgacctgagcccaagttggacac
The sequence above is a segment of the Panthera leo isolate Ple1 chromosome B3, P.leo_Ple1_pat1.1, whole genome shotgun sequence genome. Coding sequences within it:
- the GLCE gene encoding D-glucuronyl C5-epimerase, which gives rise to MRCLAARVNYKTLIIICTLFTLVTVLLWNKCSSDKAIQFPRHLSSGFRVDGLEKRAAASESNNYVNHMAKQSEEAFPQEQQKAPPVVGSFNSNGGSKVLGLKYEEIDCLINDEHTIKGRREGNEVFLPFTWVEKYFDVYGKVVQYDGYDRFEFSHSYSKVYAQRAPYHPDGVFMSFEGYNVEVRDRVKCISGVEGVPLSTQWGPQGYFYPIQIAQYGLSHYSKNLTEKPPHVEVYETAEDRDRNSKPNDWTVPKGCFMASVADKSRFTNVKQFITPETSEGVSLQLGNTKDFIISFDLKFLTNGSVSVVLETTEKNQLFTVHYVSNTQLIAFKERDIYYGIGPRTSWSTVTRDLVTDLRKGVGLSNTKAVKPTKIMPKKVVRLIAKGKGFLDNITISTTAHMAAFFAASDWLVRNQDEKGGWPIMVTRKLGEGFKSLEPGWYSAMAQGQAISTLVRAYLLTKDHLFLSSALRATAPYKFLSEQHGVRAVFMNKHDWYEEYPTTPSSFVLNGFMYSLIGLYDLKETAGEKLGKEARSLYERGMESLKAMLPLYDTGSGTIYDLRHFMLGIAPNLARWDYHTTHINQLQLLSTIDESPIFKEFVKRWKSYLKGSRAKHN